A portion of the Homo sapiens chromosome 16, GRCh38.p14 Primary Assembly genome contains these proteins:
- the ITPRIPL2 gene encoding inositol 1,4,5-trisphosphate receptor-interacting protein-like 2 precursor, which produces MSVHYTLNLRVFWPLVTGLCTALVCLYHVLRGSGGARAEPADGVDGGFPLLKVAVLLLLSYVLLRCRHAVRQRFLPGSPRLEGHAAFSSRHFREPGLSILLESYYEHEVRLSPHVLGHSKAHVSRIVGELVRAGRARGSPGLIPGGALALAFRGDFIQVGSAYEQHKIRRPDSFDVLVPLRLPPLVALEPRSLGEEPALAPAFRGCFLCALKAPPSPSGASGGHWLRDCKPFADAFCVDVRGRRHLSATLVLRWFQSHLQRSLATVRYSLEGRCRVTLTPGGLEQPPTLHILPCRTDYGCCRLSMAVRLIPAVHLGDGVFLVAPPPPPLPSAPLLELPEGLRAEALWGVNTARQEQKLLSWLQERAAPGACYLKCLQLLKALRDLGARGLDSAAATQWGRILSSYVLKTVLLAVLLRKGAPGQGWDEEHLGRCLEELVQFLRDCLLRRHTLFHCVLGPGGAAAEVGPLPKALREAAPVDLLAAFDGHARELAAARLLSTWQRLPQLLRAYGGPRYLARCPPPRSQRTQGFLEGEP; this is translated from the coding sequence ATGTCGGTGCACTACACCCTCAATCTACGCGTCTTCTGGCCCCTGGTGACCGGCCTGTGCACCGCCCTGGTGTGCCTCTACCATGTCCTGCGGGGAAGCGGGGGCGCCCGGGCCGAGCCCGCCGACGGCGTGGATGGCGGCTTCCCGTTGCTTAAGGTGGCCGTCCTGCTCCTCCTCAGCTATGTCCTCCTGCGCTGTCGCCACGCTGTCCGGCAGCGCTTCCTGCCCGGGTCTCCCCGTCTGGAGGGTCACGCCGCCTTCTCCTCGAGACACTTCCGAGAGCCGGGCCTCAGCATCCTGCTGGAGAGTTACTACGAGCATGAGGTGCGCCTGTCTCCGCACGTGTTGGGCCACAGCAAGGCGCACGTGAGCCGGATCGTGGGCGAGCTGGTGCGGGCTGGCCGCGCCCGGGGGTCCCCCGGTCTCATTCCTGGGGGAGCGCTGGCCTTGGCCTTCCGCGGAGACTTCATCCAGGTGGGCAGCGCCTACGAGCAACATAAAATCCGCCGGCCCGACAGCTTCGACGTGCTGGTGCCACTGCGCCTCCCGCCGCTTGTGGCGCTGGAGCCACGGAGCCTGGGCGAGGAGCCAGCGCTGGCCCCGGCCTTCCGCGGCTGCTTCTTGTGCGCCCTCAAGGCACCACCCTCACCATCGGGGGCCTCGGGGGGCCACTGGCTTCGGGACTGCAAACCCTTTGCTGATGCCTTCTGCGTGGATGTGCGCGGGCGGCGTCACCTCTCTGCTACTCTGGTGCTGCGCTGGTTCCAGTCGCATCTGCAGCGCTCCTTGGCCACTGTGCGTTACAGCCTGGAGGGGCGCTGTCGGGTCACCTTGACCCCAGGTGGCCTGGAACAGCCCCCCACCTTACACATCTTGCCCTGCCGCACTGACTACGGCTGCTGCCGCCTTTCTATGGCTGTGCGTCTCATCCCCGCTGTCCATCTGGGAGATGGGGTCTTCCTTGTGGCGCCACCACCGCCACCCTTGCCCAGCGCGCCCCTGTTGGAGCTCCCTGAGGGCCTGCGTGCGGAGGCACTGTGGGGTGTGAACACAGCACGCCAGGAGCAGAAGCTGCTGAGTTGGCTGCAGGAacgggcagctccaggtgcctgCTACCTCAAGTGCCTGCAGTTGCTTAAGGCTCTGCGCGATCTGGGGGCCCGTGGGCTGGACTCAGCGGCCGCCACCCAGTGGGGACGCATCCTATCCTCATATGTGCTCAAGACAGTGCTGCTGGCAGTGCTGCTGCGCAAGGGGGCCCCTGGGCAAGGCTGGGACGAGGAGCACCTGGGAAGGTGTTTGGAGGAGTTGGTGCAGTTCCTTAGGGACTGCCTGCTGCGACGCCATACGCTCTTCCACTGCGTCCTGGGCCCTGGTGGGGCGGCTGCCGAGGTGGGTCCCCTGCCCAAGGCACTGAGGGAAGCCGCCCCAGTTGACCTCCTGGCCGCTTTCGACGGGCACGCCCGGGAACTTGCAGCAGCGCGGTTGCTGTCCACGTGGCAAAGGCTGCCCCAGCTTCTCCGGGCCTACGGGGGTCCCCGCTACCTTGCCAGGTGCCCCCCACCCCGGAGTCAGCGCACCCAGGGCTTCCTTGAAGGTGAACCGTAA